A stretch of Gossypium hirsutum isolate 1008001.06 chromosome A06, Gossypium_hirsutum_v2.1, whole genome shotgun sequence DNA encodes these proteins:
- the LOC107961647 gene encoding pectinesterase/pectinesterase inhibitor PPE8B encodes MPKFSSPSSYFLLFSLALCFYSSSNAGSSHEFPVNVPPAEFAGSLRTTIDAIRKVIPIVSQFGSFFGDFRLSNAISDCLDLLDFSADQLSWSLSASQNPNGKHNSTGDVASDLRTWLSAAMANQETCIEGFEGTNGIAKTVVAGGLNQVTSLVSDLLTMVQPPGPDSRSNVERKVAEKNRFPSWFEREDQILLQANGVTADVVVALDGTGTFTNIMDAVAAAPDYSMKRYVIYIKKGLYKENVEIKKKKWNLMMVGDGINGTIISGNRSFVDGWTTFRSATFAVSGRGFIARDITFENTAGPQKHQAVALRSDSDLSVFFRCAIKGYQDSLYTHTMRQFFRECKITGTVDFIFGDASVVFQNCQILAKQGLPNQKNTITAQGRKDPNQPTGFSIQFCNISADADLLPFVNSTPTYLGRPWKLYSRTIIMQSYIGNAVRPQGWLEWNQDFALDTLYYAEFMNFGPGAGLGGRVQWPGYHALNNSAQAGNFTVARLIEGDLWLPSTGVKYTAGLGA; translated from the exons ATGCCAAAATTTTCCTCACCCTCTTCCTATTTCTTGCTCTTCTCGCTTGCTCTTTGTTTCTACTCCAGTTCCAATGCCGGTAGCAGCCATGAATTTCCGGTAAATGTGCCACCTGCTGAGTTTGCAGGCTCTCTAAGGACCACCATTGATGCTATAAGAAAAGTGATCCCCATCGTTTCCCAGTTTGGCAGCTTTTTTGGTGATTTTCGACTTTCTAATGCCATTTCTGATTGCCTTGATCTCTTGGATTTTTCTGCTGATCAGCTAAGCTGGTCTCTGTCTGCTTCCCAGAATCCAAATG GTAAACACAACAGCACCGGTGATGTAGCTTCTGATTTAAGGACATGGTTGAGTGCTGCAATGGCAAATCAGGAGACATGCATTGAAGGGTTCGAGGGTACAAATGGCATCGCCAAAACAGTTGTAGCAGGGGGTCTGAACCAAGTCACTTCACTGGTCAGTGACCTTCTCACCATGGTGCAACCACCAGGTCCCGATTCCAGATCCAACGTTGAAAGGAAAGTTGCAGAGAAGAACCGTTTCCCATCATGGTTCGAAAGGGAAGACCAGATACTGTTGCAAGCAAACGGGGTAACAGCCgatgttgtggttgcattagacGGGACAGGGACCTTTACTAACATAATGGATGCTGTGGCAGCAGCCCCTGATTACAGTATGAAGCGATATGTGAtttacatcaagaagggtttgTATAAAGAGAATGTGGAAATCAAAAAGAAGAAATGGAACCTGATGATGGTTGGTGATGGAATAAATGGGACAATCATATCAGGGAACCGAAGCTTTGTTGATGGTTGGACCACATTTCGATCAGCAACATTCG CTGTAAGCGGAAGAGGATTCATAGCAAGGGACATAACATTTGAGAACACAGCAGGACCCCAAAAACACCAAGCGGTAGCATTGCGATCGGACTCCGACCTATCAGTTTTCTTCCGATGTGCCATTAAGGGCTACCAAGATTCACTCTACACTCACACAATGCGTCAATTTTTCCGAGAATGTAAGATCACTGGCACCGTGGATTTCATATTTGGTGACGCCTCCGTAGTATTCCAAAACTGTCAAATCCTAGCCAAGCAAGGCTTACCGAACCAGAAGAACACGATCACCGCACAAGGCCGGAAAGACCCGAACCAGCCGACAGGGTTCTCGATCCAATTCTGCAACATCTCAGCTGATGCGGATTTGTTACCTTTCGTTAACTCTACTCCTACATACCTTGGGAGACCCTGGAAGCTGTATTCAAGgaccataatcatgcaatcctaCATTGGTAATGCTGTAAGGCCACAAGGGTGGCTTGAATGGAACCAAGATTTTGCTTTGGACACATTGTATTATGCTGAGTTCATGAATTTTGGGCCTGGGGCTGGCCTTGGTGGCAGGGTTCAATGGCCTGGCTACCATGCATTGAATAACTCGGCTCAAGCTGGCAATTTTACAGTGGCTCGATTGATCGAAGGGGACCTATGGTTACCGTCAACTGGCGTTAAATACACTGCCGGATTAGGAGCATAA
- the LOC107961646 gene encoding probable pectinesterase/pectinesterase inhibitor 12: MASTISKLSIILHFTLFLSFALALNSISTTPLSSNLSSIRNFCQSTPYPDACFDSLKLSVSINISPSIINYLIQSLNSALSEAGKLTNLFSNGGNAKIVETQRGTMQDCKELHEITLSSLKKSVSRIQSGDSKKLGDARSYLSAALTNKNTCLEGLDSASGTLKPVLVKSLTSTYKHVSNSLSMIPKSGGGKKGHRNRRLLGFPRWLGRRARRILQSSDDEYDPSDVLTVAADGTGNFSTINDAINFAPNNSYDRIIIYVREGVYEENVEIPSYKTNIVLLGDGNDVTFITGNRSVRDGWTTFRSATVAVSGEGFLARDITIDNSAGPEKHQAVALRVNADFTALYRCSISGFQDTLYVHSFRQFYRECDISGTIDYIFGNAAVVFQACNIITRMPMPGQFTVITAQSRDSPDETTGISIQNCSILATVELYGNSNRFKSYLGRPWRMYSTTVYIESYIDDFINPSGWTKWSNDEGLDTLYYGEYDNYGPGSGTDSRVTWPGYHVMEYDVAYNFSVSELITGEAWLDSTAFPYDDGI; encoded by the exons ATGGCTTCCACCATTTCCAAACTCTCTATCATCCTCCATTTCACCCTCTTTTTATCTTTTGCTTTAGCTCTGAACTCTATTTCAACTACTCCCCTAAGCTCTAATCTCTCTTCCATACGAAATTTTTGCCAATCAACTCCATATCCAGATGCTTGTTTCGATTCACTGAAACTTTCCGTTTCAATCAATATCAGTCCCAGCATAATAAATTACCTCATTCAATCACTCAACTCTGCATTATCTGAAGCTGGAAAGCTCACAAACCTGTTCTCCAATGGCGGAAATGCAAAAATTGTTGAAACACAGAGAGGGACAATGCAAGATTGCAAGGAACTACATGAAATCACACTATCTTCCTTGAAAAAATCAGTATCAAGAATTCAATCAGGTGATTCGAAGAAGCTAGGTGATGCAAGATCTTATCTAAGTGCAGCTCTCACAAACAAGAACACATGTCTAGAAGGATTGGATTCGGCTTCTGGGACTTTGAAACCTGTTTTGGTGAAATCATTGACGAGTACTTACAAGCACGTGAGTAACTCCCTTTCAATGATTCCCAAATCGGGTGGTGGCAAAAAAGGCCATAGAAATCGTCGCCTGTTGGGGTTTCCGAGGTGGTTGGGACGGAGAGCTCGCCGGATTTTGCAGAGCAGCGACGATGAATACGATCCGAGTGACGTGCTCACTGTAGCTGCCGATGGAACAGGGAATTTCAGTACCATAAATGATGCCATAAACTTTGCTCCCAACAATAGTTATGACAGAATCATAATCTATGTTAGGGAAGGGGTTTATGAAGAAAATGTTGAAATCCCAAGCTATAAAACCAACATTGTTCTTCTCGGAGACGGAAATGATGTCACCTTCATTACTGGAAACCGAAGCGTACGTGATGGCTGGACCACTTTCAGATCTGCAACTGTTG CGGTATCTGGCGAAGGCTTTTTGGCTCGGGATATAACAATCGACAACAGTGCAGGCCCTGAGAAGCACCAAGCAGTTGCATTAAGAGTAAACGCAGATTTCACCGCATTATATAGGTGTTCCATCAGTGGTTTCCAGGACACATTATACGTCCACTCTTTTCGACAATTTTACCGTGAATGCGACATATCAGGCACCATAGATTACATCTTCGGGAACGCAGCTGTTGTTTTCCAAGCATGTAACATAATCACTCGAATGCCAATGCCCGGTCAGTTCACAGTAATTACAGCACAATCTCGAGACTCCCCAGACGAGACCACCGGGATTTCGATCCAAAACTGTTCGATTCTTGCCACGGTTGAACTGTATGGGAATTCAAACCGCTTCAAAAGCTACCTAGGGAGGCCATGGAGGATGTATTCCACAACAGTTTATATTGAATCatatattgatgattttataaatCCTAGTGGATGGACTAAGTGGTCCAACGATGAAGGCTTAGACACACTTTATTATGGAGAGTACGATAATTATGGGCCAGGTTCAGGGACGGATAGCCGAGTCACTTGGCCTGGATATCACGTAATGGAATATGATGTTGCTTATAACTTCAGTGTTTCGGAGTTAATTACCGGTGAAGCTTGGCTGGATTCTACTGCTTTCCCATATGATGATGGGATTTGA